CTGTAGGTTTTACTGAGCCGCATGAGCCGCACACCTCAGCGGGCGAGAACTTAAGATCGTTGAACGCGCGGTGGCTGGGACACACCCCTCGCAAGACAGGTTGTCAAACCATTGAATCATCGCCGAActgacgaggaagaagatcaaaATCATGAAATTATGAGCCATGAGATCCACAAACTCCATGGAGTAGACCATAATAGTCATGCCAGAACGGGGATGGAGCTGAAAGACCAAAAATCCAAGCATCGTCACCTCCACTGTCAGGACGCCGTCGCCAAGGATACATAAAaccttataaaaaaaatactaatatGATGGCCAGatgttgatccgtggttcccCTCACCTCTGATGGCCAAAAGGCTATACATGGCACTGTTAGGTCTAGTAGAGCAGTAGTAGAGGGTAATTTCAGAACATTTGAGCCCACGTTCCGCTCCGCACGGCCCAAACGGCCCACGCCGGACAAACTTCGTCGTTTTccatcccctctctctctcccccatcGAAACGCAGCCGCCTCTCTTCCTGTTCCTCGCAGCCGCCGGGCCGTCAACCACCCAGACCCAGCCACCCAGGCCATCCCTGCCCTAGTCGCTAACCACACAGACCGGCGGTGCTGGGCTTTCGGCGAGGTTGACGACGGATCCAGCCGACGGTGCGGGGCTTGGCTGCGAGGTGGACGATGGCTCCTGCCGGTGGTGTGTGGCTTGCCGGTGAGGTCTACAAAAGGCTAaggccggcggccggggcgggGTCGACGACGGTCGGGGCGAATTGAGCGCTGGCGGCCGGCAACGAACACGAACGGTAAAGAGCCAGGCGATGACAGCAAATGGGCTTCAGCCCACTAGGAATTCTATTTACTCTTAATTATTTTAAATTCCAAATGTCTATTTATCCTTAAGCAAATCAAGGGTGTAGATTTATACACTGCTTCTCTAGCTTTAGCAGTATACGGATACCGTAATGTTTCTCGGCTGGAAAAAATGCTGCCGCTAAGAAGCATAACcgctatttaaaaccatgCTCACTATGGATGGATGGTGACTCACACGACGGGGATAGAGCTCGCCGTGCTCCAACTGCCTCCTCCTGCCAATGGCCCGACGCGAGACCCCACTGCTCGccgcctttttttttgttgttgttgagaaAAGCAGCGCTAGCTTGGGATCTGGCCGGAAAGGGATCTGGGCAGAGAATTATGAACTTCGTGTTCGTCTATGATCGATGTGATGAAGTACACGTGAAGTTGATTTTCAAATTTACAATACATGCTTAGGGGATCTGTACCGTCCGACGCAATTCAAAACCGAAAAACTGGCTTCATATAGAGATGCTCTTAGCGGTCTTGTAATTGTAATCATCTACCCGTTCAGTCTGTTGTTAGTCTCACGCAGAATGAATAAGCAAAGAGGTGAGCGGTCAGTTGCATCAAACCTCAGCCCAGATAACACTTCTTGGCAGTCTGTCTCCAACAGCAACTTCACATTCGTCTGAGAGCAAAGGGTATTCAAACCTTCGATGCATGCCCAAGCGGCCAAGCTTCAGTCTCGTCTGCAGAAGAGCAGATGGTACTGGGGCCCCAAGCGGCTGAAATCACCTGGCCTGTACTGGAGCGAAGGACTGCCTCCCATCATGCAGCACCCGAGTCCACGAGAAAACTGGCATCAACGTTTACCAGCACAAGTCCACTGATCCGGACCTTTGAATGCGACTGCACATCCATTCGGACTTCGGAGAGAGGAAAATTGGCACACACAAACATGCCTTTCACCAAGTCCCAAGGGCCAAGTTCAAAATGCCTTTCGCGAGGAAAGAAACAGGAATCGCATCCAGACCAAGGAAATAGCAGTGCAGTAAAACTATGTTTGACAGACAGGATTCCCATCCAGATCAAATTAATACCACAACTGGTAATGGGGTGTAGAACTATGTTATGATCCGCCTCTTCTAGAAGTTTGACGAGCGCTGGAACCAGACAATTCAGCCCCAAGGCTAATAGGGTGCAACAGTAATATGGAGTACATCTTTGTCATGCACCATGCTGTGATGAAACAATAGGGACGCCCATAATTAGTGGAGGTGGAGCCTAATGGAATCAGTTATCAGAGTGACGCATGCCCCGCCGATtctggttgttgttgctgaTATTGTTTCTTGACTTGCCATCGAGTTTAGACCTTCGGTTCACTTGCTTCGGCAGGTCTTGCGGATCCAACATTTGTATTCTTCGTTGCTTCTTTGCTGCATTTGCCATAATTTAGTGTGTTGTCATCAAAACTATCCACCTGTAATTCTAATCCTAAATAGTCATTCAGATTAACATATAAAGATATACAGAGATTTTACAACGGGTAGAGAAAGCATAGGACTACAGGTTAGGTTATGTTGTAAAATTTCCTGGCGCTACAAGAATTAAAACAGAAGACATGCGTGCCACTATTGAATTCTTGATAATCTTGTTGAAGCTTTCGCTTAGTAGCAACAGGCTTGGCTTTCTTCGCAATATCTAGCTTTGCCTTAACTGAATTTTGGTCATGCTGACTCGATGGTTGCTGTAACCACTGAAATGTTTTAGAACAATAGTATAGACATCCCATAAGCATGTTGAACAACACAATAGTATGCTTACATTGGGCATAGTTGGTTTTGGTCTTCTTTGAGAGTGAGCCACCGAGATATCTTGCAGCTGCTTAGGActgattttgattttggaaCCTATCGGCTCAGAATGCAACCTAGATGGTCTTATCAGTCCAAATGCTGCATTTGAAGGCTTCCCTTGTGCCTCCGTCATGGATTGATGACTTACTTGCCAGCCGGAAAGTTCATGCAGTCGTGACTGCCTCACTGCAGACTGATCAAGCCTCCAGTTCTGTACGGGATCATACTGTTGGACCATAGAAGGCTGCTCCTTTACTGAATCTTCGTTTGTAGGATACTGTTGTTCATCCTCCTTGCCATTGATTATAGTGTCTGCAGAGAAAATTAAAGGGCAACAACTATATCAATACCAATACAATGCATATTGAAAAACAATGTCTACATAGGAAGGAGGAAGCACAAGTACTCACTTCCATCATCATCCatttcatcgaagaacttcgaaaccAAACCAAAGTTTCCAAGAGCAAGTGTCAGATAGCTTACAGACCTGTATGAAATTCAGCAAAGCTAAAAAGAGTAACAAACTGATTGCGGGCAGTACCTCGGATAGCTCTCTGTAAGCAAACGATGTGGCGAAAAGGGCAGCCTCATCCATGGGAGGGGAAGGCAACCCTCCTTCTTCCTGTTCCAAGCAAGAAACATCCATCGACTGTGGAGTATGATCTGTGAATTGTTTCAGCAAAATCATGTTAGGGCACCACACCTACAATAAACATCTAAAAGAAGAGCACCCAACCTGCGTTCCTCACCTATAATGGCAGCTTCATTGTTCATCCACTCATTGACCGTAGCCTGCCAACCTCTAGAATGTGTGTCAAGAATAATGGAATGATTTTGATTTTAGTACCACTAgaaaatttagaaaaaaataacacaaaACAGATGACTGCctaataaaaattaaaagctGACAAGTTCACGCGAAGAATACAAAAACTTACTCAATGAGAGATCCAGCGAGTTGCCGGATCTGCTTTGAGGCATGCTTGCGTAGCGGTTGCACGGCCTTTATAATCTCAGTAACCTACGATCGACCAGTCCATATGTATGAACAAGAGCAATTAAGGaagtaacaaaacaaaaaggctCAATTTCACCCCCTGGCATACCCTGACGGTGTCCACCGTGAattgcagcagctgcagcctccGGAGCAGGTCGAGCAGTTCGTCCTCCGActgcaagaaaataaaataaacagaCATACAGTCAGTACTGGTTCGAAAAAGACCAATGACAGCCGCGGTGGTCGCAAGGCGAGAACCTTTTGTTGGTTGCTGGAGAGGGCGGCCTTGACGCGGACGGCCTCCGCGACGACGGGGTCGCCGGAGCTGTCGCGGTGAGTGGAGACGGCGGGGCCGTCAGAGCTGCCGTGCTGCTCctggagcggcggcgcccctGCGAAGGCAGGTGCCGGCCAAACGGCCTCCTCCGACGGAGGGAGGACGGTGTAGAGGTGctcggcgatggcggcgcgccGCGCGCGGAGTCCGTCGgggtggtcggcggcggcgactcgGATAGCGGCGTCGATGGCGTCGAAGATGCTGGCTTGCGCGCCGTTGAAGAACCCGCGCCAGTAGTCCAGtgaccgcggcggcgccgccatccgCGCGCGGACAAGGCCCAACCAACGATCAAAGCGAAGGGAGTCCCGAACGATCCCCTTCCTCCTTCTTAAAATTCGAATCCAATCTAAGATTACTATCGACCCTTTGATCGCTTTATATACTCTTTCCTTGATCTGGTTGCTCCAAATAAGTAAAGAAGTTACCGGTATACTAGGGAATACAGCAGAGAGGCGGGGAAACCATTTTGCGGTTTCTTTTCGCAATTGCGGCGCGGTTTGTAACCTCCAACAATATCTAAAATATAGCACTAGTAGTAACTAGTGTCTAGTAATATCTTCCCTGTTTGTTCTATACACTTGTCTCGTTTCgctcgggaggaggagggaggggggcGAAACGACGCGGGCACGGCTGGAGACAACGAATGGGAATGATGAGAATGCCGTCTTCATTCTGGTGTGGTGTCACAAGGACGACGCGGATGTCAGTGAGGAAAGATGGGAAACGTGAAGGGTATGTTTCGATTCAAGATGGCAACGAACGAACCTGCGGGGCAGTCCTTGGCCCATTGCCTACCCGTAGCCGGTCACTGGTTTTAAGTTTTTTCTATCCCCGTCCCCATCAGGTTTTCCGTCCCCATCGGGAAACCCAAACCTGCAATAAGACCACACCACGATGGAGGGAGTGGCGCCGGCAACCCGATGCGGAGTGAGTGACAAGATTGAAGAGGCAGGAAGGGGGTGGGCGGTGGTGGGCGATGACGGCGCGATGCGGAGGGGGTGGGCGGTGCCACGACGTGGAAGGAttaggcggcgacggcgactgGATGTGGTTAGGGTGCGATGGGCTGAAAATGGGCCATCCATATGAGCATATATATAGCCCATGTGTGAAACTTTTCAAGGGTTCCATCGAGTACCGGGTTTGGGCAGCAAACGATGGAGTGATGAGCAATGGCCATCAGAGTAGTCGAAAGAGGGAGAAAAACCAACGGGAGAGAGATGGGGAGGCCATCAATgggggggagggagagagacgCGTGAGAGATGCACATGAAAAATGTTTGAATTGGGTATATCCCTATCCCTCGACATGATGAGAGGTCCCTTTTTGCATGTGGGCTGTAGCAGGGACGGGCATATTAACCGAAAACCGATCTACCGAACCGAATTAACCGAAACCGAATTTTTCGGTCCTTCATTCGGTTAGCAAAACCAGAAAACCGAATTTATTTTTGCCAGTTCGGTTTCAATAGTGGAATACCCGAAATAACCGAAGAAACcggaaaaaatagaaaaggttTCAACCAGTGGCCATGGATCTCTGCCGATTTTTCGTCTGCTCCTACCCCATGCTTCACGTGATTCAAGTTTTTCGTTTTATTCATGTCGATTTCTTCCTGATGCAAAGATTTTCGGTTTGTTCGGTCAAAACCGAAGCCGCTGTAGCCACCTGTCACGTAGGGGTGGGCATAAAACATAGAAACTAGAACTGAACAAATCAAAAGTTTTGGTTGTTTCTATGTCACagcattttttgtttgtttttactGTACTAATCTAATTGGTTCAGTTAAGTTCGGTTTTGTAATCTGGCCCATCAGCACCCCTCAGCGCCCAGCAGCTCACGCCCCAACCGAAAAAATTGCCCAACGAACCGTAGTATTAGGGCTCTTCCATGACTTCCGACTCTCTCCACCGCTAGTTTCGTCTCCACACCGTCAGCCGCCAGGGAGTCAGGCGTTCCACCTATCACGACTCCGActccgcgccggcggccaccaccacAGGACGAGACCTTGGCCTCACAGGCACagccaccccccccccccccccgcctcCTCAGACTCCGGCCGCTGCCGTCGCTATGAATCCCGCCATTTTTGTAGCGCCCCGattgccgccgccatcgatCGCGACGGCCCGAAGAATCTGCCGTCGATCGCTACAAATCCGTTGTATACTTGTGCCCATTTGGTACATCTGTATTACCTACTGTTAAATTATGTACAAATCGAAAACCGAATCGAAATTTACAATTAacaaaatttcaattttgactaTTTAAATGCTAATTCGGTTGCCATTTGTTGGTAACTGAATTTCAAAAATAGACTAAATTTCACTAACTGAATTTTCGGTTTATGCCTAACGCACAGTCGTACTGTGAGGGCCCAAAAAACCAAACAGATTGCAAACCAAGTGCGGGCTGGGCTACCAAACGCCTTGTGCATGCCGCACTggctttcttttgttcttaTGCTTAGGGACAGTTGctaaggaaaaagaaaatacatggAGTCAATTGATTTAAATCCAATTGTTCAAGAGGCTCTagtaattttattttgcataaTTGGTACTGCAGGAGTAACACTGTATAACGGTATAAGCAAGTGCACGAAAATCTCTTGTTGCCATTTTAAACTACCAGTACAATGCTCGTGCGTTGTCACGGTGTTTTAAACATATGCACACGAATATTCACATTTATAAAAAATGGTAACAACATAATTTGACATTCAATCGAACTGAACAAAACAATGTCACTACAGGAGAAACCagctttgccggaggccagGGGCGCCGGCAAAGCCACCTTTGCCtccggcaaagcctttgctGGCGGCTTTCCATCAGGGCCGCCTGCAAAGCCCGTCGGCACAGAGATCCACCGGCAAAGGATTTTTTGCCGGCAGTTTTCGCACCGGTCCGTCAGCGAAGCCTTTGCGGGCGGCAAAAACCACGGCCTCTCCGGCAAAGAAAAAGGGATcacggccggcggtggcgttAACGGCGAAGAACGCtctgggcccacatgtcggggGCCGCCAGCAAAGGCGCCGACACGGGGCTCTAGCCAGGTAAaatgccgccggcaaagggcaGGCACGGGGCATGCCGCGAGCCGGCCTCGCGTGTCGCGTggtggcccacctgtcagcctttgccggcggcatggccgccggcaaagggcaGGCACGTGGCACGCCGTGAGCCGGCCACGCGTGCCGCGTggtggcccacctgtcggcctttgccggcggccggcaaAAATGCTGCCGGCAAAGGCTGACATGTCGCACGATCTGGGGAGAGGCCTAACTtagcctttgccggcggccaagaCTATGGCCGTCGGCaaaggattttatttttgttatttttatcgcagcaattaaaaatattttgacaacacatatatatagatatatattcAAACACATCACAGTAATACATCCACACAAAATCATACACGCATACACATATAGCATTCACATCACAAGCATATAAACATCTCATGAAAGTCTGAAAACATCACATATCTCACAACAAAAGTATTACAAGTGTTCATCACATGGTAGCAACATATTACAAGAGTTCATATATGAAAAGAAGGTGACTCGGGCACCTTCAACATCCACCACCCATTGCACCAGTAGAAACCTATGAAATAGAGTTGGAATAGCATAATTAGATATAAATAAAGGCATTGAAGTAACAATTGTAGTATTTGAAGCGGAACTTAGCCATTTAGCTCAAAAATGGTGCAATGGTCACATAAATGAGCCAAATGGCTCagaaatgccaccaaggcaacATTTTGAAGCCAAATGAGCCAGAAAATGGctccaaggcaccattttggagccattATGGCTCCTCTGACTCCAAGATGGTGCCATGGTacgcaccattttggagccaaatgactCCTAAATGGTCTAAATGATACCAAGctaccattttggagccaatatggctcatttggctcctaAATGGTGCCCCTGGTGGCATTTTTGTgccaaatgaccaaaaatgccaccaagacACCCTTTTCGAGCCAATATAGCTcattggctccaaaatggtgccttggtggcataaatgagccaaatgcccaaaaatggcaccaaggcaccattttggagctaATATGGCTcttttggctccaaaatggtgccctggtggcataaatgagccaaatgaccaaaaatgccaccaaggcaccattttggagccaagtgAGCCCTCTTGGATCTAAAATGGGATCTATGTCACTATGTGATGCTAGGTTATGCAGTTCTACGTGTGGAGACAAGAAAGTAAGTTTTCGAAACAACGGACCTCGAGATGAGACAAGTTTGTGGCAACTTACCCGAGTCAGTGCCTAGGAGCAAGTGACTGGCCAAGAGGGTTGCCTCCAGCAAGGCTTGCGTGTGAAGAAGGGTTGTTCGAGCCACGGCCGGATTGATGTTGTTGCACAGATGATTAGGCATTGACCCCAACCCTCaacgaaagaaagaaaagtcaTGAATGGAGATTGAAATGTTTCGAGTGAACTCACCAGAGTCTGTGGAGAAGGCTGTGGAGCATGCTCAATCTGGAGATTGACAAACGCCAAGTCGAACGGTGGTGGTGCCGTAGGCGGCTCTTgagaggtggcggcgaggtacAGCTGCATATTGAAAAGACAAAGAGTTGCAGTTACGAAACTAATACCACGCTTTCTTGGCTATTATGTGCGATAAACATACCCTAAGGTGGTCATATTGAACCCTCAGTGCGGCCTGCATCTAAGCCATCTGAGCCTGGACCTGAGCCGCCACCTGAGCCTGGATCTGAGCCTCTTGAGACTGCCTCTGAGCCTCCATCTGAGCCTGCACCTGAGCCGCCACCTCCTGCAATGCCATTAAAAGATCATTGTCGTTACAATGAAATGCGAAAAGACACGAGATGGTGAATGAAGAACAACTAACCTGCTGTGAGAACTGTCGTGCACCTGGATGACTGCGTATACTAGCACTCGAGCTCGTGGAAGTAGCCTTCAGGTGAGGTAGGCTGGGAACGGTGCTCGGATCAATGGTTCCGTTCCCGAAGACCAGCCTACCGTGCTTCTTGCCTCCTTCCGCCCTCACGACCACTTCCACATCCAGGTCGTGCTGGCTAGGATCAACCCTGGGGACGTGCACCTCCTCAAACACTTCCACGTAGCCTGTGACCTTGGCATGGTCAACCGAGGTGGCGTAGGCTTCGGGCGGGGCGTTTGCACTGTACTCCGACACGATGCTCGCCTTTCCCCTGAGGGCGCAGTCAACGGCCATGA
This is a stretch of genomic DNA from Brachypodium distachyon strain Bd21 chromosome 1, Brachypodium_distachyon_v3.0, whole genome shotgun sequence. It encodes these proteins:
- the LOC100843529 gene encoding probable mediator of RNA polymerase II transcription subunit 26a isoform X2; translation: MAAPPRSLDYWRGFFNGAQASIFDAIDAAIRVAAADHPDGLRARRAAIAEHLYTVLPPSEEAVWPAPAFAGAPPLQEQHGSSDGPAVSTHRDSSGDPVVAEAVRVKAALSSNQQKSEDELLDLLRRLQLLQFTVDTVRVTEIIKAVQPLRKHASKQIRQLAGSLIEGWQATVNEWMNNEAAIIDHTPQSMDVSCLEQEEGGLPSPPMDEAALFATSFAYRELSEFFDEMDDDGNTIINGKEDEQQYPTNEDSVKEQPSMVQQYDPVQNWRLDQSAVRQSRLHELSGWQVSHQSMTEAQGKPSNAAFGLIRPSRLHSEPIGSKIKISPKQLQDISVAHSQRRPKPTMPNQRSNEEYKCWIRKTCRSK
- the LOC100843529 gene encoding probable mediator of RNA polymerase II transcription subunit 26a isoform X1, translated to MAAPPRSLDYWRGFFNGAQASIFDAIDAAIRVAAADHPDGLRARRAAIAEHLYTVLPPSEEAVWPAPAFAGAPPLQEQHGSSDGPAVSTHRDSSGDPVVAEAVRVKAALSSNQQKSEDELLDLLRRLQLLQFTVDTVRVTEIIKAVQPLRKHASKQIRQLAGSLIEGWQATVNEWMNNEAAIIDHTPQSMDVSCLEQEEGGLPSPPMDEAALFATSFAYRELSEFFDEMDDDGNTIINGKEDEQQYPTNEDSVKEQPSMVQQYDPVQNWRLDQSAVRQSRLHELSGWQVSHQSMTEAQGKPSNAAFGLIRPSRLHSEPIGSKIKISPKQLQDISVAHSQRRPKPTMPNQPSSQHDQNSVKAKLDIAKKAKPVATKRKLQQDYQEFNSGTHVFCFNSCSARKFYNIT